The Budorcas taxicolor isolate Tak-1 chromosome 25, Takin1.1, whole genome shotgun sequence genome includes a region encoding these proteins:
- the NAALADL1 gene encoding aminopeptidase NAALADL1, with the protein MQWVKVLGGVVGAAALLGLGIIVGHFAIPKGADSPAPSASASQDLDMEILKTVIEQLDADRIRENLRELSKEPHLATSPWDEALVQLLLQRWQDPESGLDSARTTEYEVLLSFPSEEQPNRVDVVNSTGAILFSCRHSEENLTGEQGGPNVVPPYAAYAPPGTPQGPLVYANQGSEEDFKELQNKEVKLQDSIVLTRYGGVGRGAKAVNAAKYGVIGVLVYTDPKDINDGKSLPNETFPHSWCLPPSGVERGSYFEYFGDPLTPYLPATPSSFRLNSDNVSGFPPIPIQPIGFEDAQVLLCNLGGNLAPADWQGGLGCDYNLGPGFRSNGTFPEDSQVNVSVHNRLELRNSSNVLGIIRGAVEPDRYVLYGNHRDSWVHGAVDPSTGTAVLLELSRVLGTLLKKGTWRPRRSIVFASWGAEEFGLIGSTEFTEEFFSKLQERAVAYINVDISVFANATLRVQGTPPIQSVVFSAAKQISAPGSSGLSIYDNWIRYYNRSSSVYGLVPSVGTLGAGSDYAPFIHFLGISSMDIAYTYDRSKTSARIYPTYHTAFDTFDYVNKFLDPGFTSHQAVARTAGSVLLRLSDSLFLPLNVSDYSETLRGFLQAAENLRVLLEQHNISLAPLVTAVEKFEGAATSFNQRIATLQKGTSDPLQVRMINDQLMLLERTFLNSQAFPEERYYSHVLWAPRTGSVATFPGLSNAYSQAENTGHEPAAWAEVQRQLSIVVAALEGAAATLRPVADL; encoded by the exons ATGCAGTGGGTGAAGGTGCtgggaggggtggtgggggccGCTGCCCTCTTGGGGCTGGGGATCATTGTGGGTCACTTTGCCATCCCCAAGGGGGCTGACTCGCCAGCCCCCAGTGCCTCAGCCTCCCAGGACCTGGACATGGAGATCCTCAAGACTGTCATAGAACAGCTAGATGCCGACAGGATCCGGGAGAACCTTAG AGAACTCTCCAAGGAGCCGCATCTGGCCACCAGCCCCTGGGATGAGGCGTTGgtgcagctgctgctgcagcGCTGGCAGGACCCGGAGTCAGGCCTGGACTCAGCCAGGACCACTGAGTACGAAGTGCTGCTGTCCTTCCCCAGCGAGGAGCAGCCTAACCGTGTGGATGTGG TGAACTCCACTGgggccatcctcttctcctgccgaCACAGCGAAGAGAACCTGACTGGGGAGCAGGGGGGCCCCAACGTGGTGCCGCCGTATGCTGCCTATGCTCCCCCGGGAACCCCACAG GGCCCCCTCGTCTATGCCAACCAGGGCTCGGAAGAAGACTTCAAGGAACTACAGAACAAGGAAGTCAAACTCCAAGATAGCATCGTCTTGACCCGCTATGGGGGTGTAGGGCGCGGGGCTAAG GCTGTGAATGCTGCCAAGTACGGGGTGATTGGAGTGCTAGTGTACACGGATCCCAAAGACATCAACGACGGGAAGAGCTTGCCAAATGAGACCTTCCCACACTCCTGGTGCCTGCCTCCCTCGGGCGTGGAGCGAGGCTCCTACTTCGAGTATTTTGGGGACCCCTTGACTCCTTACCTTCCAGCTACGCCCTCCTCCTTCCGCCTAAACTCTGACAATGTCTCTGGATTTCCCCCAATTCCCATTCAGCCCATTGGCTTCGAGGATGCACAGGTCCTTCTCTG taACCTTGGAGGAAACTTAGCGCCGGCTGACTGGCAGGGAGGACTGGGCTGTGACTACAATTTGGGGCCAGGCTTCCGGTCGAACGGTACCTTCccagaagacag CCAGGTGAACGTGAGTGTCCACAACCGCCTGGAGCTGCGGAACTCCTCCAATGTCCTGGGGATCATCCGCGGGGCTGTGGAGCCAG ACCGCTACGTGCTATATGGAAACCACCGGGACAGCTGGGTTCACGGGGCCGTGGACCCCAGCACTGGTACTGCCGTCCTCCTGGAGCTCTCCCGCGTCCTGGGGACTCTGCTGAAGAAGG GCACCTGGCGTCCCCGCAGATCAATCGTGTTTGCCAGCTGGGGGGCAGAGGAGTTTGGGCTCATCGGCTCCACAGAATTCACGGAG GAGTTCTTCAGCAAGCTGCAGGAGCGCGCCGTGGCCTACATCAACGTGGACATCTCGGTGTTTG CCAATGCCACCCTGAGGGTGCAGGGCACGCCCCCGATCCAAAGCGTCGTCTTCTCTGCTGCCAAACAG ATCTCCGCACCGGGCTCCAGCGGTCTCAGCATCTATGACAATTGGATCCGATATTACAACCGTAGCAGTTCCGTGTACGGCCTGGTCCCCAG TGtggggactctgggagctggcagCGACTATGCCCCCTTCATTCACTTCTTGGGCATCTCCTCCATGGACATCGCCTACACCTATGACCGG AGCAAGACCTCAGCCCGGATCTACCCCACCTACCACACAGCCTTTGACACCTTTGATTACGTGAACAAGTTTTTGGACCCTG GTTTCACCAGCCATCAGGCTGTGGCCCGGACTGCGGGAAGCGTGCTTCTCCGGCTCAGTGACAGCCTCTTCCTGCCTCTTAACGTCAGTGACTACAGCGAGACCCTCCGCGGCTTCCTGCAGGCTGCCGAAAACCTCAGGGTCCTACTGGAGCAGCACAATATCAGCCTCG CACCTTTGGTGACCGCGGTGGAGAAGTTTGAGGGGGCAGCCACGTCGTTCAACCAACGCATAGCAACACTGCAAAAGGGCACCTCTGA TCCCCTGCAGGTGCGGATGATCAATGACCAGCTGATGCTCTTGGAACGGACTTTCCTCAACTCACAAGCCTTCCCAGAAGAGCGCTACTACAG CCATGTGCTCTGGGCACCCCGGACCGGCTCTGTGGCCACATTCCCTGGCCTGTCCAATGCCTACTCCCAGGCGGAGAACACAGGCCACGAACCTGCAGCCTGGGCTGAGGTGCAGAGACAGCTCAGCATCGTGGTGGCAGCCCTGGAGGGCGCGGCTGCCACCCTGAGGCCCGTGGCTGATCTCTGA
- the SNX15 gene encoding sorting nexin-15, which yields MSRQAKDDFLRHYTVSDPRTHPKGYTEYKVTAQFISKRDPEDVKEVVVWKRYSDFRKLHGDLAYTHRNLFRRLEEFPAFPRAQVFGRFEASVIEERRKGAEDLLRFTVHIPALNNSPQLKEFFRGGEMTRPSEVSRDLHILPPPLIPTPPPDEPRAQPHETWLPQPLPAERRGLEELEVPADLPPSSPAQEALDLLFNCGSIEEASSSSARGPLTEAELALFDPFSKEEGAGPSPTHIGELAALEAESGTPDQEPWEPGGQAEEDDEGGEPAPAYLSQATELITQALRDEKAGAYPAALQGYRDGVHILLQGVSGDPSPARREGVKKKAAEYLKRAEEILHLHLS from the exons ATGTCCCGGCAGGCGAAAGACGACTTCCTGCGACACTACACAGTCTCCGACCCCCGGACCCACCCCAAGGGCTACACTGAATACAAAGTGACGGCGCAG TTCATCTCAAAGAGGGACCCGGAGGATGTCAAAGAG GTGGTGGTCTGGAAGCGGTACAGTGACTTCCGAAAGCTGCATGGAGACCTGGCCTACACCCACCGCAACCTCTTCCGCCGCCTCGaggagttcccagccttcccccgCGCCCAGGTGTTTG GCCGGTTTGAAGCCTCGGTGATTGAGGAGCGGCGGAAGGGGGCCGAGGACTTGCTTCGCTTCACTGTGCACATCCCCGCGCTTAACAACAGCCCCCAGCTCAAGGAGTTCTTCCGG GGTGGGGAGATGACACGGCCCTCCGAGGTGTCCAGAGACCTGCACATCCTGCCCCCGCCTCTGATTCCCACACCACCGCCTGACGAGCCCCGGGCCCAGCCTCATGAGACTTGGTTGCCCCAGCCGCTTCCTGCAGAGAGAAGGGGCCTTGAGGAGTTGGAGGTGCCAG CGGACCTGCCACCATCCAGCCCTGCTCAGGAGGCCTTGGATCTCCTCTTTAACTGTGGGAGCATCGAGGAGGCATCCAGTTCCTCTGCCCGAGGCCCCCTCACCGAGGCTGAGCTTGCCCTGTTCGACCCCTTCTCCAAGGAAG AAGGTGCAGGACCCAGTCCTACCCACATAGGGGAGCTGGCAGCATTGGAGGCAGAATCTGGAACGCCGGACCAGGAACCCTGGGAGCCAGGCGGACAAGCAGAGGAGGACGACGAGGGAGGAGAGCCCGCCCCTGCCTATCTGAGCCAAGCCACAGAACTCATCACCCAGGCCCTACGGGACGAGAAGGCAGGTGCCTACCCTGCTGCTTTGCAGGGCTACCGGGATGGTGTGCACATCCTGCTCCAGGGAGTTTCTG GTGACCCATCACCTGCCCGCCGAGAGGGTGTGAAGAAGAAGGCGGCCGAGTACCTGAAGCGGGCAGAGGAAATCCTACACCTGCATCTGTCCTAA
- the SAC3D1 gene encoding SAC3 domain-containing protein 1 produces the protein MPGYELPVGTCLDMCPAAERTQREKERRLHRFEVAPGCRGDRPRADPQRAVKEYSRPAAGKIRPPPSQLRPPSVLLATVRYLASEVAERTDASCAEVASFVADRLRAVRLDLALQSASDGETALVLESALAVLLAVVARLGPNATHGPVDPMLLQAQVQESFGSLRRCYALGAGPHPRQATFQGLFLLYNLGSVEALHEVLQLPAALRSCPALRTALAVDSAFREGNAARLFRLLRTLPYLQSCAVQCHVGRARRGALARLARALSTSKGQTLPLGFMVHLLALDGPKEARDLCQAHGLPLDGQERVVFLRGHYTEEGLPPAGTCQILVGNKLGGRTLEDVVMAEEEDEAVDRPMTKI, from the exons ATGCCCGGCTACGAGCTGCCCGTGGGCACGTGCCTGGACATGTGTCCGGCCGCCGAGCGCACACAGCGCGAGAAGGAGCGCCGCCTGCACCGCTTCGAGGTGGCGCCGGGGTGCCGCGGGGACCGGCCCCGAGCCGACCCGCAGCGCGCGGTGAAGGAGTACAGCCGGCCGGCCGCCGGGAAGATCCGGCCCCCGCCGAGTCAGCTTCGTCCGCCGTCCGTGCTGCTGGCCACTGTGCGCTACCTGGCCAGCGAGGTGGCCGAGCGCACCGATGCGTCCTGCGCGGAGGTGGCCAGCTTCGTGGCGGACCGGTTGCGCGCGGTGCGGTTGGACTTGGCCCTGCAAAGCGCGAGCGACGGCGAGACGGCGTTGGTGCTGGAATCGGCTCTGGCCGTGCTACTGGCCGTGGTGGCGCGGCTCGGACCCAACGCGACGCACGGGCCAGTGGACCCAATGTTGCTGCAAGCCCAGGTCCAGGAGAGCTTCGGTTCTCTTCGCCGCTGCTACGCGCTGGGCGccggcccccacccccgccaggccACCTTCCAGGGCCTCTTTCTGCTGTATAACCTGG GCTCAGTAGAGGCCCTCCACGAGGTTCTGCAGCTGCCTGCAGCTCTGCGTTCCTGCCCGGCCCTGCGCACCGCCCTGGCAGTTGACTCCGCCTTCCGGGAAGGCAATGCCGCCCGCCTCTTTCGCCTGCTCCGGACGCTGCCCTACCTTCAGAGCTGCGCTGTGCAGTGCCACGTGGGCCGTGCCCGCCGGGGAGCCCTGGCCCGCCTTGCTCGTGCGCTCAGCACCTCCAAGGGCCAGACCTTGCCCCTGGGCTTCATGGTCCACCTGCTGGCCCTGGATGGGCCCAAGGAGGCACGGGACCTGTGCCAGGCCCACGGACTACCCTTAGATGGACAGGAGAGAGTGGTGTTCCTGAGGGGTCATTACACTGAGGAGGGGCTGCCACCTGCCGGGACCTGCCAGATACTGGTGGGGAACAAACTTGGAGGGCGCACTCTGGAAGACGTGGTCATGGCAGAGGAGGAAGATGAGGCTGTGGACAGACCCATGACCAAGATATGA